Sequence from the Gemmatimonadaceae bacterium genome:
TCACCAAACAGGTCGCGAGCGCGCTCGATTACGCGCACCGCCGCGACCTCGTCCACCGCGACATCAAGCCCGAGAACATCCTGCTGCAGGAAGGCGAAGCGATGCTCACCGACTTCGGCATCGCGCTCGCCGTCAAGGAAGCCGGCGGCAATCGCCTCACGCAGACCGGCCTCTCGCTCGGCACCCCGCAGTACATGAGCCCCGAGCAAGCCACCGGCGATCGCACCGTCGACGGACGCAGCGACATCTATTCGCTCGCCTCCGTGCTCTACGAAATGCTCGTCGGCGAACCGCCGGTGACCGGCTCCAATGCCCAGGTCATGATCGCCAAGCTCATGACCGAGAAGCCCACGCACGTCCGCGTGCTGCGCGACACGGTCCCGCAAGCCGTGGATGACGCGATCTCCAAGGCCCTGGCCAAGACGGCCGCCGACCGGTTCGCAACCGCCGGCGACTTCGTTCGCGCGCTCGAAGCCGGCTTGAAACCCGCCGCGGCGACAGTCGCGCTCCCGGCCGCTGCCCGACCGCGGCGCACCGGCGTCGCGTTAGGCATCGCGGCCGCCGCGGTCGCTGCCGTCGTCATCGGCGCGCTCGCCATCCGCGGGCGCTCCACGCCGATCGCCGGCAGCCAGGCCTCGCTCAGCAGCAAAACGCAGCTCACCGTCTCGGGCGGCATCTACTATCCGGCCATTTCCCCGGATGGCAAGCAGCTCGCGTTCATCGCGCGCCACTGCACCGGCGCCGACTGCACGTATTCCGTCGTCGTGCAGGACGTCGGCGGCACCACCACGCGCTCGATCCTCGACGGCGCCACCGCCGTATACGACCTTCGCTGGAGCCCGGATCGCCGCAATCTCATGATGAACGGCACGATTGGAGGGCGTTTCGGATCGTATCTGCTCTCCGCGCTTGGCGGACCACCCAAGTTTCTTACGTTAGGACCCGCCGCGTTCTACGCCGATGGCGATTCGCTGCTCATCGGCTCCGGCAATTCGCAGGACTCCGTCTATTGGGTCGGCGTCGCGGGCCTCGACGGCGTCGCCCGCGACAGCGTGCGCGTGCGCGGGAACGGCCAGTACCTCGCCAGTCTCTCCGCCATCCCGGGAACGCGCTGGATTCTCGCGCTCATCGTCCAGGCACCGCACGGTCTCTGGCAGATCATCGGCCGCGACGGCAAGGTGGCGGACCACGTCGTGAACCAATGCACGTGCGGCGGCATCGGTACGGTAGACGCCGTGTGGCTCGACCGCGCCGGAGACGCCGAAGGAGAATCGGTCGTCCGCATCGCGATCGACCCCAAGACCGGCCGCCTCTCCGCCAAGCAGGACACGATGGTCACCGGCATGTTCACCAACGTGTCCGTTACAGCTGACGGCGCCAGGATGGTGATGGACCAGGGCACGCTGGACTTCAGCGTCTGGACCGCCACGCTCCCGCACCTCATCGCCGGACAGCTCGGCCCGACCCCGATCGCGCGCGCCTCGAGCAGCGTCCTGGCCGCCATCTCGCCTAACGGTCAGCGCCTGCTCGTACAGCGCGTCGTGCCCACCAGCGGCGAGCACACGGAAGCGCGCTTCAGCATCCGCACCTACGATGGAGGCGTCGAGTCGCCGCTCAGGACGAGCGGCACGATCCGCGATGCATCGTGGGTCGACTCGACGTCGGTGTCCACCATCCAGACCGGAGCGCAAGGCAGGGTGCACCTGGGCCTGGTCGACGTCACGAGCGGCGCTGAACGCGACCCGTTAGACCTGAGCGACTCATCGATCGCCGACGCGACGCCGATCCCCGGCGGTTGGGCCTACATCCCGGTGGCGGGCGATGGCCTGGTGCTGCACACGGGCGGCACGCAGCGCACGGTGCCGCTCCCGGGCTGGTTCAGCCGCTTCATGCAGGTCATCGCCGATCCCGCGCACGGACGGCTCTTTGTCACGGGCTTCAACCGCACCACAAACGACACGGTCGGCGTAGCCGCCCTCGACGTATCGACCGGAGCGGTTACCAAGTGGGGTGAGGTGTTCGGCGAATTCGGATGGATTTCGCTGCTCGATGGCGGCGCCGTTCTGCTGGCCGTGCACCGCACCGGGGATCGGCTCGACCTGCACAAGCTCACCGGCCCCGGCGCGATGCAATCGTTAGGCAGTCCGGCAGTGCCGCTGTTGTGGGCCAGCGTATCGGCCGATCTCAAGCGCGCCACAGCGATCCAGCGCGACTACAACGCCGACGCCTGGATGTACACCGTGGTCAAGCGCTGAAACCAACCGCTGCCCCTGCGGCTCACTCCACCAGAATGGGCACTCTGACCATGAGCTGCCCCGACCTGGTTCGAACTTCCAGCAGGAGGTGCCCCGGCTCGACCGGACGGTAGTCGAAGTCGTAGGTCTCGCCTATGCCGACGATCTGTCGCGCGCGCCGGACGCGCTGCGCCACACCAGGCAGATCGAACCCGTCCTTGGCGACCTCGCGCCACTCGGCCACCATGGTATCGCGCGCCAGGTTGAACGCGCTGTCGGGACGCGTCGTGAGCGAAAAAACGGGCGCCACGTTGAATGTCGACAGGTTGATCAGCCGCACTCGTGCCGGCCGACCGACGTGCAGGATGACCGTGTCCGGGTTCACTTGCCCGTTGATCTCGAGCGGGAATCCCTCGTCGTTGATTGCGCCCTTGAGGAAGAAGGCGTGGTCATCGGCCGATGGCGCTGTGCCGGAATCGCGCACGACCAACGTTCCCTCGAGGCCGGCAACCTGCTCGCGCAGCTCATCGAAGTGCGCGTGATACATGAACGTTCCGGAACGCGGCGGCGTGAACTGCACGGTGAACGAATCGCCCGGCGCGATGCTCGGCGCGAGATGATTGCCGGCGCCGCTGAAGCCCGGCACTCCATCCACGTAGCTGTCCTCCACTTCGATGCCGTGCCAGTGGACACTGGTGGGCTGCGCGAGGTGGTTCACGATCGTGATCGACACCGGCTCATTGCGCGTGAGATCCAGCTCGGGACTCATCTGCGGCCTTCCTTCGACCCGACGACCCTGTTCCTCGAGCACGAAGTGCATCGTCGGCAACGTGTCCTGCCCGCCGCCTGCTACCAGGACCTGACCGGCTTCCGCAATGAGTCGCAGCCGGCGAAGCGGCGCCGGCGCGGCAGCAACATGAGCGCCGGGTCGATCGGCGACCACCACGCCCAATGCCATACCCGACATGTCTCGCATCCGCGCCGTTCCGCGGTTCTGCCGAACTTGAGGCGGATCGAGAAAGGGGTCGCTCTCCAGGTGAAACGCGATGTGGCAGTGGAAGAACCAGTTCCCCGGCCGATCCGGTGACCAGGTCATGGACATGGAGGAAAGGGGCGGCAGGATTTGGGTCACGACCAACTCGCCTGGCCCCGGCCGTGGGAAACGCGCCGACAGTCCTCCCGTGAGCGTGTCGACGCGAAAATAGAAGCCGTGCATGTGCATGGCATGCAGCTGCTCCGACGCGTTGATCACGCGCCAATGCAGGCTGTCGCCGGCGGTAGCGCGGATCCGTTCTGTGTTAGGCCACGTGAGGCCGTTGATCGTGTAGGTGAACCGGCCGCCGACGCCGCGTCGCAGCGCCGCCAGCTCGGACGGCGAAGGGGTGTGGCCGAGGGAGTTGACGCCGTCCACCCACTGCGTGTCGGGCAGCGCCATGATCACGAGCACGCGATCGCGCACCGGAGCGCCTACGCCAGCGGTGTCGATCACGATGGCGCCCGCCAGCGCCCCGGTCACCTCGGCCAGTCGACTCGCGTAATCGGGAGCGGTGGCGCGGTACACGTAGTTGCCGGCCACCGAGGCAGTGGTCGTGAACTGCCTATCCGCGCCCGCAGGCACGACCACGGAATCCATCACATCGGGTTCCGAGCTGCCGTGGATCGCCGCCGGCACGATGAAGGTGAGTGGCGCCGACAGCGTGTTGCGCAGCGACAGACGGAGCTCCGTGCCCTGCGGCGCTCGAATCAGCGGCCCGGGCACCAGCGGGGCCTTACCGGCCTCCGAGAACGCGGCGAGCGGCAGCGGGACCTGATGCGAACCGACTGCGATCCACTGGGTCTGCTTGGCTTCGAGGGCGACAGTGAGGACGCCACGCTCCAGGCGGCCGGCTCGGTCGACGTTGCGATTTGGCTCTGCGGTCGGTAGCGCACGCCGGGGCAGTGAGCCCAAGACGGTTGTCACGATACCCGCGATCGCGACGAAGCGGCTAACGCTCATGAAGACACCTCAATTATGGGTGCGCACACGAGTTCCATCACGCGTTCGACATTCCGAGGCGAGCGCCCGTGGACCGGTGCTGGTAATGGCGGGGTGACGTGGTCCTGCACGGCCACTACGCTGGGAAACACTCGTAACTCAGCCGTTTGCATGCCGTCACTCGTCGGGTGACGGCCGCCGAGCGAGAAGAACTCGCGCGCGCGAACGAAGCGCCGCGGCACCGCGATCGGGGCGCATCAGAGAGTTTTTGCCTACTAAGTAGGCAAAAACTCTCTGATGATCGACGCGCGGATCCTGTCGCGCCCGTTCGATGGCGGTCGCGCCCGTTGCGCCCGCGACCCGTCGGCGCCCCGCGCCATCACGCCGCGTCGCAACGGCTATCTTTAGCGCCCATGAACGTCGACGACCGTTGGAAAGGCGGACCGCCCGGCGCGAGCGCCGATGCGCTCGACCAACTGGTCTACCTCTCCAACCTCATCGGTCTCGAAACCCGGCTCGTGCAGCCGGGCGGCGGCAACACATCCATCAAGATCGGGGATGAGTTGTTCGTCAAAGGAAGCGGCACCGACCTGCGCACGATCGGCCGGTCGGGATTCACACGCCTGTCGCTGCCGGCACTGGCGTCGCTCGGAACCGTCGAGTCGATGCGCGACGACGAGATGATGCGGTTGATGGCGCGGTGCATGACGGATCCCGGCGGCCCGACTCCGAGCGTCGAGACTCCGTTGCACTCGCTCATGCCCAACCGGGTGATCGCGCACACGCACGACGTCGCGACGATGAGCCTCACCGACATCGACGACGCCACGGCGGCGCGGCTGGTACGCGACGTGTTAGGCGGCGAAATCACCTATGTGCCGTACGTGCGCCCCGGCTTCCCGTTGGCCAAAGCGGTGGCGCGCATGGCCGGCCGCCTGCCGCCGGGCACGATCGGGCTTGCACTGGCGCATCACGGCCTGATGGTGTGGGCAGACGATGCGCGCGAGTGTTACGCACGCTTGCTCCGCACCGTAAACCGCATCGAGGACTTCCTGGCCGCGAAGCGGCGCGCGCGGCCGGCGCCCCCGGTGATCGCGGATCGCATACCGCCGGCCGATGTGCGTCGTCGTTGTGCCGAAGGGCTGCTGCCGGTCCTTCGCGGCCACCTCGGCGCGGCGAGCCGGGTCATTCTGCACTACGACGACGGCGACGACGTCCTGCACGCGATCGCCGACACACGCATGCAGGAGCTGACGCGCCGCGGGATGGCCACGCCCGAGCACATCCTGCGCGCCGGCCGGCTCCCCCTCTGGTTGAGCATCGACCCGTCGATTGCGCCGGAGGAGTTGGCCACAGCCGCACGCGCGCAGCTGTCGAGCCAGCACGCGGAGTACGAGGCGAATCACGCCCGACATGCGGCGCCGGGCGAGCGCCCCCTCGACGATTGGGCCAAGGTGCTGCTCGTGCCCGGACTCGGAATGATCACCGCGTCGCGGGACAAGCGCGGCGCGATCACGGCGAACACGTGCTATCGCGCTGTGCTCGAGACGATCGCGAACGCCGCAGCAATCGACGCGTTCAATTTCATCGCCGAGTCAGAGGTGTTCGAGTTCGAGCACTGGCCGCTCGAGCGCCGCAAGATCGACGAGCAGGATGCGCGCGAACGCGCCACCCTGCTCTTGCCGCGCCACGTGGCCGTGATCGTCGGCGGCGCGAGCGGAATCGGCAAAGCCGCCGCGCACCGCTTCGCGAACGAAGGCGCGCACGTCGTCGTGGCCGACCTCGATGGGCCGGCCGCCGAAGCGGTCGCGTCGGACATATGCCTAACGCACAAGGGCCGCGCCATCGCCGTCACGCTCGACGTGCGCGACGACGCGAGTCTTGGCGCGCTCGTGCAGCAGACCGTGTTGGCGTTCGGCGGCATCGATTCGTTGTTCTACACCGCCGGCCAGGCGCCGCGATTCGCCCGCGTGACGGCGCTGCGGCGCGACGAGCTCCAGCGGCAGGTGGACGTGCACTACATGGGTGCCGTGCTCGCCATGGGCGCCGCTGCCACGGTAATGCAACGGCAGCGGCTCGGTGGGTCGATCGTCGCGTCGGTGTCCAAGGCGGCGGTCGCGCCCGGCCGCGATGCCGCCGCGTACGGGGGAAGCAAGGCCGCGCTGCTCCAGGCGATGCGCGTCGCCGCCGTCGAGTTAGGCGGCGACGGCATTCGCGTCAACGCCATCAACGCCGATCAGGTGGAGACGCCGCTCTTCCTGCGCTTCGTCCAGGAACGCGCCGCGATGCGGGGCGTGACGCCGGAGCAGCAATTGGAGACGTATCGCAGCCGGAATGCCATGGGCGTGTCGCTCATTCCGGCCGAGTCGGTGGCCGGCGTCGCCGCGCTGCTGGCGAGCGAGCGCTTCCGCTACACCACGGGCGACATCATCACGATCGACGGCGGCCTGTCCGACGC
This genomic interval carries:
- a CDS encoding protein kinase encodes the protein MPEPPHLTTALSDRYVIQRELGSGGMAVVYLAHDRKLDRDVALKVLRPELGAVLGAERFLTEIKISAQLDHPHILTLIDSGDADGMLYYVLPYVRGETLRHKLNRERQLGIEEAFAITKQVASALDYAHRRDLVHRDIKPENILLQEGEAMLTDFGIALAVKEAGGNRLTQTGLSLGTPQYMSPEQATGDRTVDGRSDIYSLASVLYEMLVGEPPVTGSNAQVMIAKLMTEKPTHVRVLRDTVPQAVDDAISKALAKTAADRFATAGDFVRALEAGLKPAAATVALPAAARPRRTGVALGIAAAAVAAVVIGALAIRGRSTPIAGSQASLSSKTQLTVSGGIYYPAISPDGKQLAFIARHCTGADCTYSVVVQDVGGTTTRSILDGATAVYDLRWSPDRRNLMMNGTIGGRFGSYLLSALGGPPKFLTLGPAAFYADGDSLLIGSGNSQDSVYWVGVAGLDGVARDSVRVRGNGQYLASLSAIPGTRWILALIVQAPHGLWQIIGRDGKVADHVVNQCTCGGIGTVDAVWLDRAGDAEGESVVRIAIDPKTGRLSAKQDTMVTGMFTNVSVTADGARMVMDQGTLDFSVWTATLPHLIAGQLGPTPIARASSSVLAAISPNGQRLLVQRVVPTSGEHTEARFSIRTYDGGVESPLRTSGTIRDASWVDSTSVSTIQTGAQGRVHLGLVDVTSGAERDPLDLSDSSIADATPIPGGWAYIPVAGDGLVLHTGGTQRTVPLPGWFSRFMQVIADPAHGRLFVTGFNRTTNDTVGVAALDVSTGAVTKWGEVFGEFGWISLLDGGAVLLAVHRTGDRLDLHKLTGPGAMQSLGSPAVPLLWASVSADLKRATAIQRDYNADAWMYTVVKR
- a CDS encoding multicopper oxidase domain-containing protein, with amino-acid sequence MSVSRFVAIAGIVTTVLGSLPRRALPTAEPNRNVDRAGRLERGVLTVALEAKQTQWIAVGSHQVPLPLAAFSEAGKAPLVPGPLIRAPQGTELRLSLRNTLSAPLTFIVPAAIHGSSEPDVMDSVVVPAGADRQFTTTASVAGNYVYRATAPDYASRLAEVTGALAGAIVIDTAGVGAPVRDRVLVIMALPDTQWVDGVNSLGHTPSPSELAALRRGVGGRFTYTINGLTWPNTERIRATAGDSLHWRVINASEQLHAMHMHGFYFRVDTLTGGLSARFPRPGPGELVVTQILPPLSSMSMTWSPDRPGNWFFHCHIAFHLESDPFLDPPQVRQNRGTARMRDMSGMALGVVVADRPGAHVAAAPAPLRRLRLIAEAGQVLVAGGGQDTLPTMHFVLEEQGRRVEGRPQMSPELDLTRNEPVSITIVNHLAQPTSVHWHGIEVEDSYVDGVPGFSGAGNHLAPSIAPGDSFTVQFTPPRSGTFMYHAHFDELREQVAGLEGTLVVRDSGTAPSADDHAFFLKGAINDEGFPLEINGQVNPDTVILHVGRPARVRLINLSTFNVAPVFSLTTRPDSAFNLARDTMVAEWREVAKDGFDLPGVAQRVRRARQIVGIGETYDFDYRPVEPGHLLLEVRTRSGQLMVRVPILVE
- a CDS encoding SDR family oxidoreductase, which gives rise to MNVDDRWKGGPPGASADALDQLVYLSNLIGLETRLVQPGGGNTSIKIGDELFVKGSGTDLRTIGRSGFTRLSLPALASLGTVESMRDDEMMRLMARCMTDPGGPTPSVETPLHSLMPNRVIAHTHDVATMSLTDIDDATAARLVRDVLGGEITYVPYVRPGFPLAKAVARMAGRLPPGTIGLALAHHGLMVWADDARECYARLLRTVNRIEDFLAAKRRARPAPPVIADRIPPADVRRRCAEGLLPVLRGHLGAASRVILHYDDGDDVLHAIADTRMQELTRRGMATPEHILRAGRLPLWLSIDPSIAPEELATAARAQLSSQHAEYEANHARHAAPGERPLDDWAKVLLVPGLGMITASRDKRGAITANTCYRAVLETIANAAAIDAFNFIAESEVFEFEHWPLERRKIDEQDARERATLLLPRHVAVIVGGASGIGKAAAHRFANEGAHVVVADLDGPAAEAVASDICLTHKGRAIAVTLDVRDDASLGALVQQTVLAFGGIDSLFYTAGQAPRFARVTALRRDELQRQVDVHYMGAVLAMGAAATVMQRQRLGGSIVASVSKAAVAPGRDAAAYGGSKAALLQAMRVAAVELGGDGIRVNAINADQVETPLFLRFVQERAAMRGVTPEQQLETYRSRNAMGVSLIPAESVAGVAALLASERFRYTTGDIITIDGGLSDAFPR